A window from Chiroxiphia lanceolata isolate bChiLan1 chromosome 3, bChiLan1.pri, whole genome shotgun sequence encodes these proteins:
- the FANCL gene encoding E3 ubiquitin-protein ligase FANCL isoform X3 — MLCFLQRLHSCPDLVSFMVELRTVLEIALKNTQDLHIPRPPEYYSCLVRDLEILGWNKVAYVDTGLTTVKLKAEDSCGRQHLITLKLNAKYPTEPPDCLVDFPVQFAISWMPQNSLLDIYNQFLAALESLKEFWDALDEIDGKTWVLEPENPTRSATARRIAIGNNVSVNVEVDPRHPNMLPECYFLGADHAVAPLRTKLNNNMHLWDPEVSLLQNLKDLLEIEFPSPAVLEKSDFARDCGICYAYRLDGAAPDQVCDEPRCGQPFHQACLYEWLQGLPTSRQSFNVIFGECPYCNKPLTLKSSTKKH; from the exons aTGCTGTGTTTCCTCCAGAGGCTCCACAGCTGCCCAGATCTTGTCAGTTTTATGGTGGAGCTGAGAACTGTTTTG GAAATTGCTTTAAAGAACACACAAGACCTGCACATACCACGGCCACCAGAATACTACTCCTGTCTTGTCAGAGATCTGGAAATACTGGGCTGGAACAa agtTGCATACGTGGACACTGGGCTTACCACAGTCAAGTTAAAAGCTGAAGACTCTTGTGGTCGACAGCATCTCATCACTCTCAAGTTAAATGCAAAG tATCCCACAGAACCACCAGACTGCCTCGTGGATTTTCCTGTTCAGTTTGCCATTTCCTGGATGCCACAG aaCTCCTTACTAGACATTTACAACCAGTTCCTGGCAGCACTGGAGTCACTGAAAGAATTCTGGGATGCGCTGGATGAAATCGATGGGAAGACGTGGGTGCTTGAGCCGGAGAATCCCACCCGGAGCGCCACAGCCAGGAGGATTGCAATAG GGAACAACGTCTCTGTGAACGTGGAGGTAGATCCTCGCCATCCAAACATGCTTCCGGAGTGTTATTTCCTCGGAGCAGATCATG CAGTGGCCCCTCTGAGGACTAAGCTCAACAACAACATGCACTTGTG GGATCCAGAAGTCAGTTTGTTACAAAACTTGAAAGACCTCCTAGAAATTGAGTTTCCATCTCCTGCGGTGTTGGAAAAAAGC GACTTTGCCAGGGACTGTGGGATCTGCTATGCCTATCGCCTGGACGGCGCCGCTCCCGACCAAGTGTGTGACGAGCCCCGCTGTGGACAGCCCTTCCACCAGGCTTGTCTCTATGAG TGGCTACAAGGCCTTCCTACCAGCAGGCAGAGCTTTAATGTCATCTTTGGCGAATGTCCCTACTGCAATAAG CCCCTGACGCTGAAATCTTCAACGaagaaacactga
- the FANCL gene encoding E3 ubiquitin-protein ligase FANCL isoform X2, whose product MAGSRALLRQFPLLLPQNRRGTAYEGFVTAQGRDFHIRVLLPEDLQLKNARIECSWSLKKILHRYQHILKQRLHSCPDLVSFMVELRTVLEIALKNTQDLHIPRPPEYYSCLVRDLEILGWNKVAYVDTGLTTVKLKAEDSCGRQHLITLKLNAKNSLLDIYNQFLAALESLKEFWDALDEIDGKTWVLEPENPTRSATARRIAIGNNVSVNVEVDPRHPNMLPECYFLGADHAVAPLRTKLNNNMHLWDPEVSLLQNLKDLLEIEFPSPAVLEKSDFARDCGICYAYRLDGAAPDQVCDEPRCGQPFHQACLYEWLQGLPTSRQSFNVIFGECPYCNKPLTLKSSTKKH is encoded by the exons GGTCGAGATTTCCACATCAGGGTGTTGTTACCAGAGGATTTGCAACTGAAAAATGCAAG GATAGAGTGCAGCTGGAGTCTGAAGAAGATCCTGCATCGATATcagcatattttaaagcag AGGCTCCACAGCTGCCCAGATCTTGTCAGTTTTATGGTGGAGCTGAGAACTGTTTTG GAAATTGCTTTAAAGAACACACAAGACCTGCACATACCACGGCCACCAGAATACTACTCCTGTCTTGTCAGAGATCTGGAAATACTGGGCTGGAACAa agtTGCATACGTGGACACTGGGCTTACCACAGTCAAGTTAAAAGCTGAAGACTCTTGTGGTCGACAGCATCTCATCACTCTCAAGTTAAATGCAAAG aaCTCCTTACTAGACATTTACAACCAGTTCCTGGCAGCACTGGAGTCACTGAAAGAATTCTGGGATGCGCTGGATGAAATCGATGGGAAGACGTGGGTGCTTGAGCCGGAGAATCCCACCCGGAGCGCCACAGCCAGGAGGATTGCAATAG GGAACAACGTCTCTGTGAACGTGGAGGTAGATCCTCGCCATCCAAACATGCTTCCGGAGTGTTATTTCCTCGGAGCAGATCATG CAGTGGCCCCTCTGAGGACTAAGCTCAACAACAACATGCACTTGTG GGATCCAGAAGTCAGTTTGTTACAAAACTTGAAAGACCTCCTAGAAATTGAGTTTCCATCTCCTGCGGTGTTGGAAAAAAGC GACTTTGCCAGGGACTGTGGGATCTGCTATGCCTATCGCCTGGACGGCGCCGCTCCCGACCAAGTGTGTGACGAGCCCCGCTGTGGACAGCCCTTCCACCAGGCTTGTCTCTATGAG TGGCTACAAGGCCTTCCTACCAGCAGGCAGAGCTTTAATGTCATCTTTGGCGAATGTCCCTACTGCAATAAG CCCCTGACGCTGAAATCTTCAACGaagaaacactga
- the FANCL gene encoding E3 ubiquitin-protein ligase FANCL isoform X1: MAGSRALLRQFPLLLPQNRRGTAYEGFVTAQGRDFHIRVLLPEDLQLKNARIECSWSLKKILHRYQHILKQRLHSCPDLVSFMVELRTVLEIALKNTQDLHIPRPPEYYSCLVRDLEILGWNKVAYVDTGLTTVKLKAEDSCGRQHLITLKLNAKYPTEPPDCLVDFPVQFAISWMPQNSLLDIYNQFLAALESLKEFWDALDEIDGKTWVLEPENPTRSATARRIAIGNNVSVNVEVDPRHPNMLPECYFLGADHAVAPLRTKLNNNMHLWDPEVSLLQNLKDLLEIEFPSPAVLEKSDFARDCGICYAYRLDGAAPDQVCDEPRCGQPFHQACLYEWLQGLPTSRQSFNVIFGECPYCNKPLTLKSSTKKH; the protein is encoded by the exons GGTCGAGATTTCCACATCAGGGTGTTGTTACCAGAGGATTTGCAACTGAAAAATGCAAG GATAGAGTGCAGCTGGAGTCTGAAGAAGATCCTGCATCGATATcagcatattttaaagcag AGGCTCCACAGCTGCCCAGATCTTGTCAGTTTTATGGTGGAGCTGAGAACTGTTTTG GAAATTGCTTTAAAGAACACACAAGACCTGCACATACCACGGCCACCAGAATACTACTCCTGTCTTGTCAGAGATCTGGAAATACTGGGCTGGAACAa agtTGCATACGTGGACACTGGGCTTACCACAGTCAAGTTAAAAGCTGAAGACTCTTGTGGTCGACAGCATCTCATCACTCTCAAGTTAAATGCAAAG tATCCCACAGAACCACCAGACTGCCTCGTGGATTTTCCTGTTCAGTTTGCCATTTCCTGGATGCCACAG aaCTCCTTACTAGACATTTACAACCAGTTCCTGGCAGCACTGGAGTCACTGAAAGAATTCTGGGATGCGCTGGATGAAATCGATGGGAAGACGTGGGTGCTTGAGCCGGAGAATCCCACCCGGAGCGCCACAGCCAGGAGGATTGCAATAG GGAACAACGTCTCTGTGAACGTGGAGGTAGATCCTCGCCATCCAAACATGCTTCCGGAGTGTTATTTCCTCGGAGCAGATCATG CAGTGGCCCCTCTGAGGACTAAGCTCAACAACAACATGCACTTGTG GGATCCAGAAGTCAGTTTGTTACAAAACTTGAAAGACCTCCTAGAAATTGAGTTTCCATCTCCTGCGGTGTTGGAAAAAAGC GACTTTGCCAGGGACTGTGGGATCTGCTATGCCTATCGCCTGGACGGCGCCGCTCCCGACCAAGTGTGTGACGAGCCCCGCTGTGGACAGCCCTTCCACCAGGCTTGTCTCTATGAG TGGCTACAAGGCCTTCCTACCAGCAGGCAGAGCTTTAATGTCATCTTTGGCGAATGTCCCTACTGCAATAAG CCCCTGACGCTGAAATCTTCAACGaagaaacactga